Proteins from a single region of Palaemon carinicauda isolate YSFRI2023 chromosome 1, ASM3689809v2, whole genome shotgun sequence:
- the LOC137616898 gene encoding glutamine-rich protein 2-like: MPYGLPDGVKGMVSPYIEGKGLASLYIEGKGLASPYIEGKGLASPYIEGKGLASPYIEGKGLASSYIEDKGLASPYIEGKGLASPYIEGKGLASPYIEGKCLASLYIEGKGLASPYIEGKGLASPYIEGKGLASPYIEGKGLASPYIEEGKCLASYIEGKGVSFPYKEGKGLASPYIEGKGLASPYIEGKCLASRYIEGKD, translated from the exons ATGCCTTATGGACTTCCAGAcg GAGTTAAAGGTATGGTATCTCCTTATATAGAAGGCAAAGGTTTAGCATCTCTATATATAGAAGGCAAAGGTTTAGCATCTCCTTATATAGAAGGCAAAGGTTTGGCATCTCCTTATATAGAAGGCAAAGGTTTGGCATCTCCTTATATAGAAGGCAAAGGTTTGGCATCTTCTTATATAGAAGACAAAGGTTTGGCATCTCCTTATATAGAAGGCAAAGGTTTGGCATCTCCCTATATAGAAGGCAAAGGTTTGGCATCTCCTTATATAGAAGGTAAATGTTTGGCATCTCTTTATATAGAAGGCAAAGGTTTGGCATCTCCTTATATAGAAGGCAAAGGTTTGGCATCTCCTTATATAGAAGGCAAAGGTTTGGCATCTCCTTATATAGAAGGCAAAGGTTTGGCATCTCCTTATATAGAAG AAGGTAAATGTTTAGCATCTTATATAGAAGGTAAAGGTGTATCATTTCCTTATAAAGAAGGCAAAGGTTTGGCATCTCCTTATATAGAAGGCAAAGGTTTGGCATCTCCTTATATAGAAGGTAAATGTTTGGCATCTCGTTATATAGAAGGTAAGGATTGA